In Candidatus Obscuribacterales bacterium, a single window of DNA contains:
- a CDS encoding diacylglycerol kinase family protein translates to MANSGKSGLGEPAIATELQERVKDRPGTVSSRTTSFVPASWQRKSGRALNMIESFYHAFHGIWVGLKEERNVRIHFLAAIAVAAAAVWLKVDTLGCISLAFSIGLVLITEFLNTSLEHLVNLYAKGEYHESARYAKDTAAAAVLCASLTAVVVGAIVLGPKLLALIPQ, encoded by the coding sequence TTGGCAAATTCAGGCAAGTCGGGCTTAGGAGAACCAGCCATCGCCACCGAATTACAAGAAAGAGTAAAAGACCGTCCGGGAACCGTCAGTTCGCGGACCACATCTTTTGTACCGGCTAGCTGGCAGCGCAAATCAGGGCGGGCGTTAAACATGATCGAATCCTTTTACCATGCATTTCACGGCATCTGGGTCGGACTAAAAGAAGAACGCAACGTCCGCATCCACTTCCTCGCCGCCATCGCTGTTGCCGCAGCAGCTGTATGGCTGAAAGTGGACACACTGGGATGCATTTCTCTAGCATTTTCCATCGGCTTGGTTCTAATCACCGAATTCCTCAACACATCGCTTGAACACTTAGTGAACCTCTACGCCAAAGGCGAATATCACGAGTCAGCCCGCTACGCCAAAGACACCGCCGCCGCCGCCGTCCTCTGCGCGTCTCTTACAGCAGTAGTCGTCGGCGCCATCGTGCTTGGTCCCAAACTTCTTGCACTGATACCACAATAG
- the ybeY gene encoding rRNA maturation RNase YbeY, whose translation MPLQIQLQNQQRRQKVDLAWFEETVDLLAAEALRNLKNNRPKHLKARLLAEMPRRGAFSLVIVSNAAIRKLNKQWRGKDYATDVLSFPLELEIPPPGAPWEIGEIVISAEKAHEQAGEYGHSFEREMAFLFVHGFLHVLGFDHETPAEEKEMFGRQKAILKAAGIKR comes from the coding sequence ATGCCTCTTCAAATCCAGCTCCAGAATCAGCAGCGCCGCCAAAAGGTGGACCTAGCCTGGTTTGAGGAAACAGTCGACCTATTAGCCGCCGAGGCTCTTAGAAACCTTAAAAATAACCGTCCAAAGCACCTAAAAGCCCGCCTATTGGCTGAAATGCCGCGCAGGGGCGCCTTTAGCCTGGTTATCGTCTCAAATGCCGCCATACGCAAGCTTAACAAGCAGTGGCGCGGCAAGGACTATGCAACCGACGTTTTGTCCTTTCCCTTAGAGCTGGAAATCCCGCCCCCAGGCGCTCCCTGGGAAATTGGCGAAATTGTCATTTCAGCCGAAAAAGCCCATGAGCAGGCCGGCGAATACGGGCATTCATTTGAACGGGAAATGGCTTTCCTTTTTGTGCATGGGTTCCTCCATGTATTGGGTTTCGACCACGAAACCCCAGCCGAAGAGAAGGAAATGTTCGGTCGCCAAAAGGCAATACTGAAGGCTGCCGGCATCAAGCGGTAA
- the nusA gene encoding transcription termination factor NusA, translating into MIKIGDKLLEAAEELERERNIPQEEFISYVCDAIVAAYKKKVPDHDVEGVRAIFDPETGEIGIFAPKEVVEKVANSYHQISLKDAKDLIPDVAVGEVLEIEVTPTDFSEFGRIAAQTAKQLITQRLREAEKELIKKEFEARKGTCTTGQIERIEVISNTRNNVIINLGRVEGCMPTREQLPGETYRVGNRVRVYVLELRDTGRVPQIIVSQAHPELVRELFELYVPEIEDGTVEIKSIAREAGYRTKIAVHSEDADVDPVGACIGTRGVRIQNVVAELRNEKIDVIRFSTDPVDYISNSLSPARITTVALYEDAPEMGGKRAEVIVPDDQLSLAIGRGGQNVRLAAKLTGWKIDIKSESQTGGTYKNVTAGVEE; encoded by the coding sequence GTGATTAAAATAGGCGACAAATTGCTGGAAGCAGCAGAAGAACTAGAGCGCGAGCGCAATATTCCGCAGGAGGAATTCATTTCCTATGTCTGCGATGCCATTGTTGCTGCTTATAAGAAGAAAGTGCCAGATCATGACGTAGAGGGCGTACGCGCAATCTTCGATCCGGAGACAGGCGAAATAGGAATTTTTGCACCGAAAGAAGTTGTCGAAAAGGTTGCTAACTCCTATCACCAGATTTCACTCAAAGACGCTAAGGATCTAATTCCTGACGTTGCTGTAGGCGAAGTTCTGGAAATTGAAGTTACACCAACTGATTTCTCTGAATTCGGTCGTATTGCTGCACAAACAGCAAAACAACTGATCACACAAAGACTGCGCGAAGCAGAAAAAGAGTTGATCAAGAAAGAATTCGAAGCACGTAAGGGCACCTGTACAACAGGTCAAATCGAGCGTATCGAAGTAATAAGCAACACAAGAAACAACGTCATCATCAACTTGGGTCGCGTCGAAGGCTGCATGCCGACACGTGAGCAATTGCCTGGTGAAACATATCGCGTCGGCAACCGTGTTCGCGTATACGTTCTTGAATTGCGTGACACCGGACGCGTTCCGCAAATTATTGTTTCACAAGCGCATCCTGAATTGGTGCGTGAATTGTTTGAACTCTATGTGCCTGAAATTGAAGACGGTACAGTTGAAATCAAATCAATTGCTCGTGAAGCTGGTTACAGAACCAAAATTGCAGTTCACTCCGAAGATGCCGATGTTGATCCGGTAGGAGCATGTATCGGTACTCGTGGTGTGCGTATTCAAAACGTTGTTGCCGAATTGCGCAACGAGAAGATTGACGTCATCCGTTTCTCAACAGATCCGGTCGACTACATCTCCAACTCGTTGAGCCCGGCTCGCATCACAACCGTTGCGCTGTACGAAGATGCACCGGAAATGGGCGGCAAGCGTGCTGAAGTTATCGTTCCAGACGATCAATTGAGCTTGGCGATAGGCCGTGGCGGACAAAACGTCCGTTTGGCTGCCAAACTCACCGGCTGGAAGATAGACATCAAGTCCGAAAGTCAAACTGGCGGTACGTACAAAAACGTAACGGCCGGCGTTGAAGAATAG
- a CDS encoding YlxR family protein gives MSCRSFAPQSQLIRLTADNASGQVIARFDCLTYPHSDSPVIGRSAYLCPNAKCVEEALKGTRLKFALSGRKVKGQASKRSITWPLESQLINVLLSKFTDRAQTCQNTQGKATSPIATQQPPKAGSAERDKAGAKTNK, from the coding sequence GTGTCCTGTCGAAGTTTTGCTCCTCAGTCCCAACTCATTCGTCTAACAGCCGACAATGCCAGCGGGCAAGTAATTGCTCGTTTTGATTGCTTAACATATCCACATTCTGACAGCCCTGTAATTGGGCGCTCCGCTTACTTATGCCCGAATGCCAAATGTGTCGAAGAGGCGCTAAAGGGCACCAGGCTTAAGTTTGCCCTATCCGGCCGCAAGGTCAAAGGGCAGGCAAGTAAGCGGTCTATAACCTGGCCTCTTGAGTCACAACTTATCAATGTTTTGCTAAGTAAATTTACAGATAGGGCACAAACATGCCAAAATACTCAGGGGAAGGCAACTTCACCAATAGCAACGCAACAACCGCCCAAGGCGGGTAGTGCCGAGCGCGACAAAGCTGGAGCAAAAACAAACAAATGA